The following nucleotide sequence is from Deltaproteobacteria bacterium.
CTGCGTGGACGCGAAACTCGTCGTCAGGCCCGTGACGCCGATGATGTCGGGGTCGAACTCGGCAACGCGGCGCAGGAGCTGCCCCGAGGAAAGCTGCTCGACCGCCGCGTCGATGATTTCGGCCCGGTGACCGCCCTGCTCCGCGACCGCCGCCAGATACCCGATGCCCAGTGGCATGGAGTTGTAGAACAGGCGTGCCACCACGGGGTGGCCGCGTTCGCGGTCGGCAACGGGGGGATTGACCAATAGGACCTTCATCGATCCTCGCCGCGGTCTTCACCGCATGTGGTTGAAGAAGAATAACACGCCGAAATCACGGCGGAAAGCGAGACGGCTCACGAGACGGCGCGCGGATTCACACGCCGGGGGCCGCGAAGAATATGCCCGCCAGCTCGTCCTTGCTCTCGCGGTTCATCAGGCCCATCGCCGCCATGAGCAGGTGCACGCCCTCGTAACACACGCGATAGACCGCCTCGGTGATCGGCATGTCCACGCCGAGCTTGCGCGAAAGCTGGTAGACCGGCTTTGCCGTCACGTAGCCCTCGGCCACCGCCTTTTGCGACGCGACGATCTCCTCCGGCTTTTCGCCCTTGGCAAGGCGTTTGCCGAGCTGCCGGTTGCGCGACAGGTCGCCGGTGCACGTGAGGATCAGGTCACCGACCCCCGCCAAGCCCAAAAACGTCAACGGGTTCGCGCCCATCGCCACGCCCAGGCGCGTGATCTCGGCGAGGCCGCGCGTCATGAGCGAAGCCCGCGCCGAATCGCCGAAACCCAGCCCGTCGGCCGCGCCGCACCCCACGGCGATGACGTTCTTGAGCGCGCCGCCCAGTTCCACGCCGATGACGTCGGCGCTCGTGTAAACGCGAAAACGCGGCGAATGCAGAAGCTGCTGAACCCGCCGCGCCACGGCGATGTCGTGCGCCGCCATCGCCACATCCGCGGGCAGGCCCTGCGCGATCTCGCGCGCGAAACTCGGCCCCGACATGAAACACAACCGGTGAACGTGAGCCGGCAGCACCTCGGTCAGCACCTGGCTCATGAGGCAGAGCGACTCGTGCTCGATGCCCTTTGCCGCGGACACGATGAGCGCGTTTTCGGGGAGAAGCTCGCATGCCTGGGTCGCCACGCGCCGCACGAACGCCGACGGGCACATCAGGCTGACGAGTTCCGCCTCCGTGAGCGCGTCCGCCATGTCGTTCGTCCAGCGGATGGAGGCGGGCAGTTTGACGCCGGGCAGAAACGTCTCGTTGACGCCGGACTCGGCGACGGCGGCGGGCAGGTCCTTCTCGAACGCCCACACGCGAACGTCGTGCCCGAGCGCCGCCGTGTACGCCGCCAGCGCCGTGCCGAACGCCCCCGCCCCCAAGATCGCCGTGCGCGTCATCCCGCCGCTCCGATCGATTCGTCAAATACGGATGAAGGATCTCATTTTCGACCCCGGTGGCCGAATTTGCAACGCGCGCCGCATGAAGCCCTCACCCCTATCCCCTCTCCCGTCAATCGGGAGAGGGGTGCTGAGCAACGCGAGGCGGGGTGAGGGCTTCCGGACACGCGCCGCGCGCTCCACGGTCAGTAAAACAGGTACACGAACCCGGCCGACGTCTGCTGGAGCACCACCGCGACGTGCAGCGCCGCCCAGCCGAGCACATAGACGAGCGCGTGCAGGCCGCGCCCCTCGCGTTCCTCGATGTCGAGCACCTCGCGCGCCGCGACGAACGCGAGCAGCGCCCCGATGGCGAGCAGATACCGGGGATTGGGCAGCGTGAACGCGAGCAGCGCCGCGTAGGCGCACACCGCGACCACGGGGAGGCGACCGAGAGCGCCGCTCGGATCGCGCCACGAGCGAATCGCTCCGTTCACCCAAAGTGGCAGGTTAAAGAATCCGACCATGAACGGCACGAGCGGCAGCATGTATTGCCGAAGGTAGAACGCCCCGCCGTCGGGAACGAACGCCGTGAGGGCAAACGACGCAATGCGCGTCGCCTGAACCGCCAGCGTGCCGGTCGCCGCGGAGTAGGCGATCCACGGCAGCACCAGCAGCGCGGGGGTGAAAACGACGATCCACGTCGCCGCGCGACGCGCAAACGGTCGATACACTGGAACGATAGCGACGATGGCGAGATAGACCGGCGGCAGCAGCACCGCGTTGTAGCGCGCCATGCACGCGACCGCCGTCCACACCGCGACGACAACCGCGTCGCGCCGCGAGCCGGTCTGCAAAAAGCGGTCGAACGCGACGAGCGCCAGCGTGAACAGCAGCCAGAATGGCGCGTCGAGAATTCCCGCCGTGCCTGAGAACAGGGCGACAGGCAACGAGGGCATGAGCGCGAGCGTCGTGAGCGCGAGCCGCCGCCCGTGCCGCGCCGAGATCCACCGATACACGACGATGGCCGTCGCGAGCGAACACGCGACGGCGAAGACGCGCCCCGCCGCCAAGTGAAATCCGAACGCACCGAAGATGGCGCCGTACACGAGCGGCAGAAACGGCGGATGATGCGGTCCCAGCCAGTCGTTCACCGTCGCGAGGTCACGCAAATACGCCGCGATTCCATGTTGGGCGAGGTAGCGCGCGGCATCGATGTTCGAGCGTTCGTCGTTCCACGGAATCATGACGAGTGCGACGACGATCCACATTGCCGCGAGCCCCGCGAAGACAAATGCCGGGGCGCGCGGGTGATCGAGGGCGCGCGTCAGCAGGGCGCGCCCGCGATCGGGCCGATCGGTGAAGATCAGCCCAGCGCACAGCCACGCGAACGACAGCGCCGACGCCAGCACGATCGCGCGGAGCGACAGCGACTGCGATTCGAGTGTGCGCGCCGCGACCAGCAGGCCGAACCAGTGCGCGAGCGCCAGCGCGCCCGAGACGAGCACGATCCAGCGCGCGGGGTGGCCCGTTCCCAGCAGACGGCCCACGTCATACCTCCGTCAGGCGGCGCACGTCATGCCTCCGTCAGGCGGCGCACGAGATCCAGCGAATCCTCGATGACCTGATCCATGTTCTTATACGTGAACGCGCCGGTGCGTCCCACCAGTTCCACGCCCGAGTCGCGGATGGCGGCCGTGACCGCCGCGAGCTTGTGCTCGAAACCGACGAGGAACACGGGGTAGGCGTCGCGCACGCGCAGGTCGGCGGCGTGCGTCACCTCGCCCGCGTCGATGAAGCCGAGGCGCGCGAGATCGTTCACGCATCGCCGATGCAACTCCTCGCCGTCCATGTTCCACAACTCGTCGCCTTCGGTGCAGAAGACCTCGAGGCACAGGCTCGTTCCGTCGCCGGGCACGAGATGCGGCGACCAGTTCTTTGGCTCGTGAATGCGCGCGAAGATGATGTCGGAGTCGGGGGTGTAGATCCACGTGTCCGATGTGACGCGCGGCCGGCGCAGCAGCACCTGCACGCAACGCAGGCTGCGGTATTCCAGAGCGCCCGCCGAAACGTCGATCCCCAGCATATTCGCCGCGAGGCCGATGGGAATCGTGCTGACGACCCGGTCACCGCGAAGCGTTTCCCCGCTCGCGAGTTCGACTCGAAAGCCGTCCCCGTCGCGCGCAACGCCGCGCACCGCCTGCCCCGTGACGATGCGCCCGCCGCGCGACTCGCTGCGTTTCGCGATCCGAATCGCGATGCGGCCGATGCCGTTGCGCGGATAGAAAAAACTCGACACGAGCGTGCGCGGGCCGCCCGGCGCGGGGAACATGGCCTTGCGCACCGCCTGCGCGAGCGAGAGAAGCTGGATGCGCTGCGCGGCCCACGTCGCGCTGATACGGCGCGGGTCGATTCCCCACACCTTTCGCGTGTACGGGCCGAAATAGATGTCGTAGAGCGCGCGGCCGAAACGGCTCACCACCCAATCCTCGAAGTTGTCGGTCTCGCCGCGCGACGACGCCGCTACGCGCAGATACCCCGCCAATACCTCGAAGCTCTTTTTCGGACCCATGCCGAAAAACGCGTTGACGGGCCGTAGCGGATAATCGGCGAAGCGCCCCGCGAGCAGGATGCGACTGCGCCGCTCGACCGTGAGGAGTTCGTCGCCGAGCAGATCCTGGATCCACGCGATGATCTCGGGGTTGTCCGAATGAAACCGGTGGCCGCCGATGTCGAAGATGTGGTCCTGCACCACCAGGTTGCGCGCGAGTCCGCCGACCTCACGCTGCGCCTCGACGCACACCGCGTCGTGCCCCCGACGCAGCAATTCGTCCGCGCACGTCAGCCCGGCGAGACCGCCGCCAAGGATCACGTAGCGAAGCCGCACGCTCACGGCGCGGTCTCTTGCGGATAACGGCGACGTGACGCGAATCCGTCGCGCCAGCCCTCGCAGATACGCCGCGAACGCGTGTCGCCTCCGAGCGCCCGTGCCCCGTGATAGATCCCGCCCATGACCATCCAGAAAAAGAATTTCGCGCGGTCCCACCCGCGCGCGTGTTTGCGATACAGCAAAACGCTGTTTCGCGCCAGAAAGTATGCCTTGAGCGCTTCGCGCCGGGCATCGAATGTCGGACCCGCGTGCGTCGCCGCCGCGCGCGGTTCATACAATACCGACAGGCCCGCGCGGGCGAGGCGCAGACCGAGATCGACCTCGTCCTGGTACGCGAAAAACGCCTCGTCGTAACCGCCCTCACGCGACACGGCGTCGAGACGCACGAGCGCACAGCATCCGTGTCCGGCGAGCACGCGGCGGGGAACGCTCCAACGCGCACCGTCGGGCGCGCCCTCCCCCGCGAAGCGCGTCGCCAGATGCCGCCACGTCAGTTCGAGCCACGAGCCGTCGAGCACACTCGCCTGATGCCGCCGAAAGACCTTCGGGTGCGCGATGGCGATTTGGGGATCGCGTTCCAGCGCGGCGACGAGAACACCCAGCGAACCCGCGTCGATGCGCGCATCGGGGTTGATCGCGAGGCCGTACGCAAAGCCCGCCTCACGCGCGGTGGCGATCAGCCGATTCATCGCCGCGCAGTAGCCGATGTTGCCGCCGTCGCTGGTCGGCGAATTGTCGAAGACGAAGATGGATCTCGCGTCAAGCACGCCCGCCAGCGATGCCGTGCACGCGCGCACCTCGGCGGGGTCGTCATACGCGACCAAGAGCGCCGCGAGGCGCCGAAAATCCGTCGCCGCGAGGCGCAGAAAATCCGTCGCCGCGAGGCGGCGCAAGTCCGCGGCCGAGCGCTCAGTCATCGCCCGTCCGGCGCGTGCGTTGCCACGCTGTCGAACCGGCCCGGTCGAGATTCGCCGCCGCGTGATCGACGAGATCGCCGAGCACCAACGCCGCGAGGTCGCGAATCGGCAGGCGAACTCCCGAATCCGCCAGCCGTCGCCACGCGAGAACGAGCTGGGCGAAGGCGACGAGCAGATACACTTCCAGGACAACGCACGGCGCGACGAACGTTTCGGCGCGCCACCCGGCAACGAGACACAGCGCGTAGAGCGCCAGCGCGGCGCGATCGAAGTAACCCGTCGCGAGCAGCGTGAGATCGACCTTGCGCCAAAACGTCAGCGGGCCGACCCAGATCTCCGTCCAGCGCCGCCGCGCGATGTCGCGAAACGCGCTCGACCAGTCGCGGTGCTGCCGCCGCCCGTCGCCCGCGTCCTCGCAGGCGAGAATGGACGAGCGCGCCTCCGGCTCAAAGACGACTGCGTCACCGCGCGCCTGTAGAGTCACGCAAAGATCCACGTCCTCCAGCCGCGTGTCCTCGCGAAATCCGTCGAACCGCTCGAGGCGATCCCGTCGCACCACGTAATTCGAGCCGAGCAGCATGACCGACGCGCCCGTGTGCATTGCGCCGACCTGCGTCAGATCTTGGTGGACGAGACTCTCCATCGCCGCGAACGCCGCCGCGCTGGACCGATCGGCGTTGCGAACCGCCATCATCCCCTGCGCGGCCGCCGCGCCGACGCGGGTTGCCGCGTCCACCAGCCTCGCCGGGGCGTCGGGCGCGATGCGGGCGTCGGCATCGACCACGTAAACCCACTCGCCGAAATCGATCGCGGCGAGAGCCGCGTTGAGTGCCGCCGGTTTCCCGCGCCCAGCCGCGTGGCCTTCGCGGCGCAGCACCTCGACGCCGCGATCCGCAAAAGACGCCGCGATGGCGCCCGTTGCGTCGGTGGAGCCGTCGTCGATGACGACGATCTTTCTGCGTTGTGCCGGCCAATCGAGCGTGACGAGGTCGCCCAAGAACTCGGCGAGCACGCCCGCCTCGTTGCGCGCCGGAACGAGCGCGAGCAGCGTCGGCCGGGCGCCGTCCGTATGAGAGCGCGGGGTGTCGTCGCGCCGAAGCGCGGCCCACGCGAGCAGAATGCGCCGCGCGGTGACGGCGACGAGCCACGCGCCGCTCGCGAGCGCGACAAGCCGCCATCCAAACAGAATCGGCGTCCACGGGGCGCAGACGAACGCAAAGACCCCGAGGGCCGCGAGCGATTTCGCGCTGAAAAACGACGAGTTCATGGAATTGTGAAGTCCTGTCGTTAGACTGTAGCATGGTGCGATGCGTGAATCGAGTTCATCGGCGCTCGTGGTTTTGCTGGTCGCGGGAGTCCTCTCGGCGACGGCGATCTTTGCTCCCGCAACCTCGACATGGGCATGCGAGGAACGCACCCGCGAGGTCACGGTGCGCCTCATCGACGCGGACGATCTCGCGCGGCTCGATGGCTTGCGCTTCGGCGTCGTGAACCGGATCGGCGACCGCGTCGTTCTGCACCTGACCGACGCCGACGCCCGCGCCCTCGCGACAATGGACATCGACATCGTCTCCGACAACCCCCTCGTCGCCGCGCCGCCGCGCGCCGACTACCACGATCCCGACGAGGCGCTCGCCCTCGTGACGCAGTGGGCCGAGTCGTATCCCGATCTCGTCACCGTCGAGACGATCGGCGAGAGCGTCGGCGGGCGGCCGTTGCTGCTCGTGAAGGTGTCGGACAACGCGGCCGAAGACGAACCCGAGCCCAGCGTGCTCTTCGACGCGTCGATCCACGGCAACGAAAATATCGCCACCGAGGTGGTGCTCGCCTTCGTGCAACGGCTTCTGGAGGGCTACGGCGAAGACGACACGCTCACCGCGCTCGTGGACGACCACGAGATTTTCGTCGTGCCGATGGTGAACCCCGACGGCGTGGCGAACGGCAAACGGCGAAACGGCGGAAACGTCGATCTCAACCGAGACCACTCGATCTTCTGGGAAGAAGGCTGGACCGGCAAACCGACCTATGCCACGCAGCCCGAAACCCGCGCGATGATCGAGCTTGCCGCGCGCATGAACTTCACCGCGTCGGCCAGCTACCACTCGGGCGCGGTGCTCTTCAACTACCTGTGGGACACCCTGCCCTCCGGCGTCCACGACGCGCAGGACATCGACGAGCTGCTGATCCTCGCGTCGGGCTACGCCGATCTCGCCGACATGGAAGCCATCGAAGGCTACGACTGGTTCCAAATCCACGGCAGCAGCGAAGAAACGTATTACGGCATGAACGGCACCCTCGCGGGCATCATCGAGATCGCGAACGGCCAGCCGCCGCCCGAGGGCATGATCGATGCGATCGCGGACGAGAATTTCGACGCGATGGTCTTCTACACGCGTGTCGCATCCCGCGGGGCTTGGGGATTCGTCTCCGACGCCGTCACCGGCGAGCCCATCGCCGCCACCGTTCGCACCACGCACCCCCACTGGCCGATCTATGCCGACGCCGAACTCGGCGATTACCATCGCGTGCTCGCCCCCGGCGTGACCGACGTGTGGGCCGCCGCGCCCGGCTACCTGGACGCGTTGCCCGAGACCGTCGTGCAGGACGACGACGAGTCGGTGCGCGTCGATTTCGCGCTCGAACCCCGCCTCGAATACGTCGGCACGCCGTACAAGGTCGCCGCCGCGAAGATGGCGGATCCCGGCGATGACCACGCCAATACGAGTCGCCCTTTCATGGCGCTCGGCGAGCCCGACGGCGAGGCGTTTCACCTGGGCAAGGGCGGGTTCATCGTCTTCGATATGGGCGAGACGTTGCCGATCGACGACATCGACGGCCCCGACTTCACCGTCGTGCAGGCGGGCGCGAGCGCGGCCGATGAGGGCTACGAAGTCTTCGTCTCCGAGAGTTGGACCGGACCGTGGACGTCCATCGGCTCCGCATTCGGCACCTCGTCGTTCGACCTCGCCGGAGGTCCGCGAAGCGACGTGCGTTATGTGCGTATCGACGACGACGGCGACGGAGTCGCGGATGCGCCCGACGCCGGATTCGACCTCGACGCGCTCGTCTACGAACGCGCCTGCCCCGCGCCGGTGCCGGACTTCGGCGCTTCGCCCATCACGGGTTCCGCGCCGCTCACCGTGGCGTTCGCGCCGAGCATGGGCGGGCGACCGGGGTGCGTTGAATCGGTCGCGTGGGATTTCGGCGACGGCGACGGCGCGACGGACGGCATCGTCGAGCACACCTACACCGAGCCCGGCGTTTACGACGTGGCGCTCACCGCGACGGGCCCCGGCGGCGAGGTCACGAAACTCAAAACCGCGCTCATCCTGGTCGGTGAAGGCGACGACGACGATGACACGTCCGACGACGACGTCTCGCCGGATGACGACACGTCGGAAGACGACGACATGACCGACGACGATGCGGATGACGACGACGCGGATATCGCCGGGGACGACGACGACGACAATGGTGCGTGCTGCGGCTAGAGCGCGGCGCTCGCCCCCGTCCCCTCTCCCGTCAGACGGGAGAGGGGTGCCGAGCAACGCGAGGCGGGGTGAGGGTTCCCGCCCGCGCACCGGCGCTTGCTGCGGCTAATCGGAATCCGTCAGCAACGCTTCCTGCCCGGTTCTGATCGACTCGCGGATCGCCTCGCGAAAACGCGCGATCCGAATCGCCTCGAGATCCGCGAATTCCGGCTTCGAACGATAGCGCGCCGCGCGGACGAGATCGGCCGCGGCGGCCCGATACGCCGTCGTGGGGTCTTCGTCGAAGCGCGCGATCGGCACCTCGTACCGATCGCCGATATACGTGGCGAGCGCGGGCCCATCGCCATCGCGCCCCGTGAGCGCGCCGCCGAAGATGTAGCCATCCGTGCCCGCGAATTCGAACGACTCAGCCACCGGCTCCAACGGCCCGCGCACCACGATGCCCGGCGCACGCACCGCCTCGTACACACCGAAACGCCGCGCGCCCGCCTCGCCGGCGTTGTGCCACGTCACGAGCGTCGCCGCCTCGGTCGTCCACGCGTGAACGGCGCGCACCGGACCGAGCAGCGCGGCGAGCGGCAGCGCCTCGAACTCCGGCCCGCACGCGATCGGCGCGGCGGGCAGCGGCTCGGTCACGATCGGCTCGTCGGCGCGGCCATGACGCCCGGCCACCGAACGCACCCGCAGCGTTTGCACGTCGCCGATGCGCGTCGCGTTCAGCAGCTCGCGCGCGGCGGTGACGATCGGGCTGTAGTGGGCGGGCGAATACACGCGCAGCGCCACCTTCGCCTGTTTCGCCTCCACCATCGCATCGACCGCCGTCGCGTCATGCAGCGCGGTGCCGCGAATGCCGACGGAGATTCCCGATTCGAGGCATTTCTCCGCCACGTCCAACGCCTCGAGCACCGGAGTGTCGATCTCCGCGATCCACACCTCCGAGTTGCCCAGCACGTCACCCAGGCTGCGAAACACGGCGAGCTCGGGGAATTGCCGCGCGAGACGCGTCGCCGCGTCCGGATCGTCGTCGTACACGCCGACGAGGTGCACGCCGGCGAGCGGGCGATAGGCCTCGCACCACACGCGCGCGTGCGGGCCCGCTCCGATCAACACGACTCCGATCGCCTCTTCAGCCATGACCGCTCACTTCAAGAACGCGCCGCGCACGATCATGCGCAGGCGGACGGGATCGCCGTCGCGCAGCATGCGCCGCACGATGGTGGTGCCCGGTTTCCCCGCAACGAAAATCGCCTTCACCTCGTTCACTGAGCGAATCTCAACCGGCCCCGCTCCCCCAAGACGCAGGAACGCCGCCGTCACGCCGAGCAGACGCACGATGGTTGGATCGGGAAACCGCATCAGCCATCGCCCCACGGCGAGCGCCATCCGCGCCTTCCACATCGCGCGCCGGGTGTTCACATCGGCTCCTTTCCCGTCACCGTCGCGGGATCGACCGACGCGCCGGACTTCGACGATACGTAAGCCGCCAGCGCCGCCTGCATCACGTGCCGCGCCGTCTTGCCCGAGAGCTTCGCCTCGCGGAAGTTTCGCAGGGCGTCGATGAAGTGGTGCGTCGAATCGCGAAAACTGTCCATCCAGTCGTGACGCAGGTCCTCAAAGCCCACGGTGCGACCGTCCTTGACGAGCAGCAGCGGCGGCAGGTCGAGCAGCCGCCCCGAGCAGCGCGTCATGACGATGGTCCCGCGCGTGCCGGTGATTTCCATGCGTTCGTCGGCGCTGTAGTAGTTGCCGCGCATGCGCGCGTTGGGCGAAAACGCCGCCTCGAAGTACCCCAGCACGGGGCTTTGGCGAAAACGAAGGGCGATCATCGCCGGCGAGTCGATCACGGCGGCGGTGCGGTCGATCCACGCCTTCACTTCGGCGATCTCGCCGAACAGGTCCACCGCCATCGAAAACTTGTGGTAGCCGTCGTCGAAGATCGCGGGGCCCGGCCCACACTCGTCGGGATTCAGCCGCCAGATCCACGTATTGAGCGGCACGTGCCAGCCGCCGGTGAGCGTGCCGAGTTTCAGCCGCAGCGTCAGCACATCGCCGATCTCGCCCTCCTGAATCAGGCGCTTCGCCATGACGAAGGGCGGGTAGAAGACGAAGTTTTCGAAGACCTTGAGCTGCACCCCGGCGTAGAAGCACGCGCTGATCATCTCGTCGCATTCGGGGATCGTGAGCGCCATCGGTTTTTGCACCGACACGTGCTTTCGCGCGGCGGCCGCGTCGCACACCATCCGCCGGTGCAGGTGGTGCGGCGTGAGGATCTCGACCGCGTCGATCTCGGGATCGGCCAGCACGTCGCGGTAATCGAGGTAGATCCGCGTCGCGCCCCACTCCTTCGCGCGGCGCTCAGCGGTCTCGGCCGACACGTCGCACACGGCGAGGATCTTCGCGTCGGCGCGGTCCAGATAACCCGGCGCGTGCATGTCGGCGATGCGTCCGCCGCCGATGATGCCCACCCGGATCTGCTCGCCCACCGTGAAGCTCCTCGATTGCCGTATCGTGTTCGCGCGCACATTAGCCAATCGCACGGGGCTTGGGTAGCGGAGATGCCGCAAAAAGCCGGGGACGGGCGGCCCTCACCCTTGCCCCTCTCCCGCCCGGCGGGAAAGGGGTGCCTCGAGCGAACGCGAGGGACGGGGTGAGGGTCGCCGCGTTTTGCTTGTCGCGCCCAAACCGTTTCGATATGCTTGTGGCCCTCGCAACGCGGGGACTCGTCCGCGAACGCGGGGACCATCCCACAGGAGGCCGTGATGTTGGATCAGGAGGTTCTGGCGAGGCTGCACGTGTCGGCGGTGCTCCAGAACATCGAGGAACTGGTCGACTTCGACGCCGCCGCGAAGGACATCGTGAAGGACTGGCGCGCGACGATCCAGTTCTCGTGTCCCGGCGGTATCGGCGCGCATCTGGAATTCGGCGGCGGCCGCGCGCGCTGGGCCGACGGATCGACCTCCATGCCGTCGGTCGCCCTGTGGTTCGCAACGCCGGGGCAGCTCAACAACATGTTCACGGGCAAGGGAGTCGCGATTCCCGTGCCCTGGATGGGCGTGTGGAACGTGGGGCTGCTCAAAGGCTTCACGGAGCTGACGAAGCGCCTCGAGCACTACCTCAAACCCGCGGATGCGACGCTCGCCGACCGCTCGGCGTTCGAGTTCCACACCAAGTGCCTGCTCTACACGGCGATGTACGGTCTTGCGCCGATCGCCGGGTACGACCACCACGTGCGTCACTTCGTGTCGGGCATCCGCGACGGCGTGGTGGAGTTCCGCATCGCGAACGGCCCCGCCGCGCACGTGACCGTCAAGGGCGGCAAGCTCTACCCGGCCAAGGGGCGCAGCGCTGAGCCGTCCGTTTCGATCGAGCTGCCCGACTACGACACCGCGTACGGCATGCTCTCGGGCAAGCTGGACGTCATGGCCCTCGTCGGCGCGCGCCGAGCCACCATCCGCGGGTTCATCCCGCTCGTCGACAAGATCGGCTCCGCGCTGGACCGGCTTGCGATCTACCTGAACTGAAGGAGGACTCGACATGAGCGCCGCACGCACTCCCACCGCTTCGAACAAGTCCTCCGCCGCGCGCAACGGCGCGAAATCCAAACCCGTCCCCACGACCGCGAAGGGTTCGAGCGGCCAGGCCGCCGCGCGAGCGGGGAAGAAAGCCGCGTTGTACGAGTTCGACAAGACGCTCGCGCTCTTCGACCGCGCGGTGAAGGTGATCCCGCAGGGCATCTACGGCCACGTGAGCCCCGTGCTCATGATCCCCGGCGCGTTTCCGTATTACGCGGTGCGCGGCGAGGGTTGCCGCTACGAGGACGCCGACGGCAACTCGTTCATCGACTACATGTGCGCGTACGGCCCGATGGTGGTGGGTTACGCGAACGAACGGGTGAACGCGGCGGCGATGCGTGAGATCGCGAACGGCGACTGCTTCAACCACCCCAGCGAACTGATGGTGCGTCTCGCGGAACGGCTCACGGGCCTGATCGACATGGCCGACTGGGCGGTCTTCGCGAAGAACGGCTCGGACCAGACGACGTGGGCCGTGCAGGTGGCCCGCGAGCACACCGGACGGCGCAAGATCGTCATGGTCAAGGGCACCTACCACGGCAAGGACGCGTGGTGCACCCCGGGCCACGGCGGCGTGATCGCCGAGGACCGCGCGCAGATGCTCTATTACCAGTGGAACCGCGCCGACCAGCTCGAGGAGCTGTTCCGCAAATACGGCGACGACATCGCGGCCGTCATCATGACGCCCTACCATCACCCGGCCTTCGCCCAAAGCGAGATGCCCGCGCCGGGGTTCTGGCAGGCGGTGCAATCGCTGTGCAACCGCAACGGCTCGCTGCTGATCCTGGACGACGTGCGCGCGGGATGGCGTCTGTCGATCAAAGGCTCGCACGACTACTTCGGCTTTACGCCCGACATCGCGTGCTACTGCAAGGCGATCGCCAACGGCTACCCGCTGTCCGCGGCGGTGGGCCGCGAGGAGTACAAGGCGGCGGCGGCGCGCGTGTTTCTCACCGGCTCGTACTGGAACGGCGCGATGTGCCAGGCGGCGTCGCTGGCCACGCTCGACATCCTCGAAAAGGAAAAGGGCGTCGAGACGATGATGGCGATGGGCGAGTTGCTGGGCGCGGGCCTACGCGAACTCGGCGACAAATACGGCTACCCGATGCACCTCA
It contains:
- a CDS encoding cobalamin-dependent protein (Presence of a B(12) (cobalamin)-binding domain implies dependence on cobalamin itself, in one of its several forms, or in some unusual lineages, dependence on a cobalamin-like analog.) — translated: MKVLLVNPPVADRERGHPVVARLFYNSMPLGIGYLAAVAEQGGHRAEIIDAAVEQLSSGQLLRRVAEFDPDIIGVTGLTTSFASTQ
- a CDS encoding NAD(P)-dependent glycerol-3-phosphate dehydrogenase, giving the protein MTRTAILGAGAFGTALAAYTAALGHDVRVWAFEKDLPAAVAESGVNETFLPGVKLPASIRWTNDMADALTEAELVSLMCPSAFVRRVATQACELLPENALIVSAAKGIEHESLCLMSQVLTEVLPAHVHRLCFMSGPSFAREIAQGLPADVAMAAHDIAVARRVQQLLHSPRFRVYTSADVIGVELGGALKNVIAVGCGAADGLGFGDSARASLMTRGLAEITRLGVAMGANPLTFLGLAGVGDLILTCTGDLSRNRQLGKRLAKGEKPEEIVASQKAVAEGYVTAKPVYQLSRKLGVDMPITEAVYRVCYEGVHLLMAAMGLMNRESKDELAGIFFAAPGV
- a CDS encoding glycosyltransferase family 39 protein, coding for MGRLLGTGHPARWIVLVSGALALAHWFGLLVAARTLESQSLSLRAIVLASALSFAWLCAGLIFTDRPDRGRALLTRALDHPRAPAFVFAGLAAMWIVVALVMIPWNDERSNIDAARYLAQHGIAAYLRDLATVNDWLGPHHPPFLPLVYGAIFGAFGFHLAAGRVFAVACSLATAIVVYRWISARHGRRLALTTLALMPSLPVALFSGTAGILDAPFWLLFTLALVAFDRFLQTGSRRDAVVVAVWTAVACMARYNAVLLPPVYLAIVAIVPVYRPFARRAATWIVVFTPALLVLPWIAYSAATGTLAVQATRIASFALTAFVPDGGAFYLRQYMLPLVPFMVGFFNLPLWVNGAIRSWRDPSGALGRLPVVAVCAYAALLAFTLPNPRYLLAIGALLAFVAAREVLDIEEREGRGLHALVYVLGWAALHVAVVLQQTSAGFVYLFY
- a CDS encoding FAD-dependent oxidoreductase; the protein is MSVRLRYVILGGGLAGLTCADELLRRGHDAVCVEAQREVGGLARNLVVQDHIFDIGGHRFHSDNPEIIAWIQDLLGDELLTVERRSRILLAGRFADYPLRPVNAFFGMGPKKSFEVLAGYLRVAASSRGETDNFEDWVVSRFGRALYDIYFGPYTRKVWGIDPRRISATWAAQRIQLLSLAQAVRKAMFPAPGGPRTLVSSFFYPRNGIGRIAIRIAKRSESRGGRIVTGQAVRGVARDGDGFRVELASGETLRGDRVVSTIPIGLAANMLGIDVSAGALEYRSLRCVQVLLRRPRVTSDTWIYTPDSDIIFARIHEPKNWSPHLVPGDGTSLCLEVFCTEGDELWNMDGEELHRRCVNDLARLGFIDAGEVTHAADLRVRDAYPVFLVGFEHKLAAVTAAIRDSGVELVGRTGAFTYKNMDQVIEDSLDLVRRLTEA
- a CDS encoding glycosyltransferase family 2 protein; translated protein: MTERSAADLRRLAATDFLRLAATDFRRLAALLVAYDDPAEVRACTASLAGVLDARSIFVFDNSPTSDGGNIGYCAAMNRLIATAREAGFAYGLAINPDARIDAGSLGVLVAALERDPQIAIAHPKVFRRHQASVLDGSWLELTWRHLATRFAGEGAPDGARWSVPRRVLAGHGCCALVRLDAVSREGGYDEAFFAYQDEVDLGLRLARAGLSVLYEPRAAATHAGPTFDARREALKAYFLARNSVLLYRKHARGWDRAKFFFWMVMGGIYHGARALGGDTRSRRICEGWRDGFASRRRYPQETAP
- a CDS encoding glycosyltransferase, which encodes MNSSFFSAKSLAALGVFAFVCAPWTPILFGWRLVALASGAWLVAVTARRILLAWAALRRDDTPRSHTDGARPTLLALVPARNEAGVLAEFLGDLVTLDWPAQRRKIVVIDDGSTDATGAIAASFADRGVEVLRREGHAAGRGKPAALNAALAAIDFGEWVYVVDADARIAPDAPARLVDAATRVGAAAAQGMMAVRNADRSSAAAFAAMESLVHQDLTQVGAMHTGASVMLLGSNYVVRRDRLERFDGFREDTRLEDVDLCVTLQARGDAVVFEPEARSSILACEDAGDGRRQHRDWSSAFRDIARRRWTEIWVGPLTFWRKVDLTLLATGYFDRAALALYALCLVAGWRAETFVAPCVVLEVYLLVAFAQLVLAWRRLADSGVRLPIRDLAALVLGDLVDHAAANLDRAGSTAWQRTRRTGDD